The stretch of DNA AAAATAAACTGTGATAAATTGTATTCATTAGCTACTTGATTTAAAGTTATATTTTCATCTATGCATTCAATATTATTTTTTAGATCTCTTTTTTGCCATTTTGCTCCAATAACTCGTAAATCAATAGAATTAATTTGATTTAAAAATTCCATTCTTTGTTTCGTATAAGAAGCAATAAAAAGTAATCTTTCTTCTCTTTTTTTATTTCTATCAAAAAATCTATTTTGATTAACAGCTAAAGGAAGATATTCTCCCTCAGGAAAATTAAAATTTTTCCCATCCTGCAAAAAATATGAATCTGTATAAAAAAGCTTATCAAATTTATTAGCTATATTTTTGTGAGAAAGTGAGAATCTATCTCCTATCCAAGCAAATTTAATTATATTTGGAAAATTATCAAAACATTCAAAAAAATTTTCATTAAACATAAAAGGACTTATTACAATTATTAAGTCTGGTTTAAATTTAGATATGTGAACATCTATTGTTTTACTAATATTCATATTCATTAAATCTTTAGAAACCATTTTTAAAATATTTCTTTTTAAATCTTCTATAAAACCTAATTCATTTAAAAATAGTATTTTATTTTCTAAATTCATTTTAGAACATGCTTCAGCTAAATTCTCAATCCAAGAAAGCATATTCTTTTTACCAATTAATAAAATTTTCAAAGTTTATTCCAATATTTATATATAAAATATTTGAATAAATACTTAGCCAAATATTTAAAATTAAAAGTTCTTAAAGCTAAAAGATAAGATTTTCTATATATTCTTAAAATAGCACTTTTTTTTAATATAGAATCTTCTATATTTTTATTAAATATTTTTACAATTTCATCATTTGTAAATTTTAATTTATTTTTATCATCACTTAAATTAGAATCATGTCGTCGATAGTAAGTATGAAACTTATTTATATAACCTACTTTAAATTTCTTAGTTAATCTAAGCCAAAAATCAGTATCTTCAAATTTTAAAGAGCTATCATAATTACCTATTTTAGCATAGACTTCTCTCCTAATCATTGTAGAAACAGTATTTATACCTCCTCGAGAAAAAATGATAGCTTTAAATAAATAACCACTATTTTTTCTATTTGAATAATCTATTTCACCTTTTTGATTGCCACAATCATCTACAATTATAGAGTTAGAGTGAACCAAAGCTACATCTTGATTTTTGCTTAAAAAATCAATTTGTTCTTCTAGTTTATTCAACATCCAATAATCATCAGATGCTGTTATAGATATATATTCCCCTCTTGATAAAGACAATAATTCATTCAATGTATAACAAAGTCCTTTATTCTCTCTTTTTTTTAAAATATAATTACTAAATTTTTGTGCATTTAAATAATTTTGAGCTATAAAATAAGAATTATCATTGGATCCATCATCAATCATAATAATTTCAAAATTAGTATATGTCTGATTTATAATTGACTCCAAGCACTGCTCTATATACTTTTCGTGATTGTATATCGGAATACAGATACTAATTAATTTTTTCAATTTTTATCTCCAAAAATATTTAGAAGATTAACTATTTTTACAGTGTCTTCCAAACTCTGAACTCCACTAATAGGCAAACTAAATACTTCATCATGTATTTGTTCACTTATTGGATAACTTTCATTATTCCACTCTTTATATGCATTTTGTTTATGTGGTGGTATTGGGTAATGTATCAAAGTTTGAATTCCATTTTCAGCTAAATATTTTTGTAGTTCATCTCTATTTTTTGTTCTTATTACAAACAGATGCCACACATGATTATCTTCAGCTCTTACTGTTGGCAAGATAATATTATAATTTTTAATATTTTCTAAATAATAGTTTGCTATTTCTCTTCTTTTTTCTACTTCATTATCCAAATACTTTAGTTTTACTCTCAACATTGCAGCTTGCATTTCATCAAGTCTACTATTTACACCTTTATAAAGATTTTCATATTTTTTATGACTTCCATAGTTCCCTAGTGCTTTAATAGCAAGCGCTAGTTCTTCATCACTAGTTGTAACTGCTCCACCATCACCTAAAGCTCCAAGATTTTTCCCTGGATAAAAACTAAATCCACTAGCATCACCTAAATTTCCACTTCTTTTATCTTTATAATACGCACCATGTGATTGGGCTGAGTCTTCTATTACTTTTAGATTATTTTTTTTTGCAATTTCATTTATTTTATCCATCTCACAAGTTTGCCCATAAAGATGAACTGGTAAAATTGCTTTTGTTATAGAAGTGATTTTTTCTTCTATTTTATCTGGATTAATAAGAAAGGTATTAATATCTGGTTCAACTAAAACTGGAACTAGATTATTTTGTGAAATTGCAAGAATTGAAGCTATGTAGGTATTTGAAGGAACAATTACTTCATCACCATCTTTCATTATTCCTAATTCTTTATAAGCTCTTAATATTAAGATTAGTGCATCAAGACCATTTGCAACACCAATAGCATATTTTGTACCACAATATTCAGCGAATTCTTTTTCAAATTCATTAAATTCATTACCTTGAACATACCAACCACTATCTATTACTTTAGTACAAGCTTCTATAAGTTCTGCTCTATATTGAGCATTTAAACCTTTTAAATCTAAAAATGGAATCAAGATTGAACCTACCTTAATTAATATGTTTTATGAATTCTGCAGGTATACCACCTGCAACCACATTATTCTGAATATTTTTTGTAACTATTGAACCATTTGAAATTACAGCATTATTTCCAATAGAAACACCTTTTAAAATTTTAACATTGGATCCA from Arcobacter suis CECT 7833 encodes:
- a CDS encoding DegT/DnrJ/EryC1/StrS family aminotransferase — encoded protein: MIPFLDLKGLNAQYRAELIEACTKVIDSGWYVQGNEFNEFEKEFAEYCGTKYAIGVANGLDALILILRAYKELGIMKDGDEVIVPSNTYIASILAISQNNLVPVLVEPDINTFLINPDKIEEKITSITKAILPVHLYGQTCEMDKINEIAKKNNLKVIEDSAQSHGAYYKDKRSGNLGDASGFSFYPGKNLGALGDGGAVTTSDEELALAIKALGNYGSHKKYENLYKGVNSRLDEMQAAMLRVKLKYLDNEVEKRREIANYYLENIKNYNIILPTVRAEDNHVWHLFVIRTKNRDELQKYLAENGIQTLIHYPIPPHKQNAYKEWNNESYPISEQIHDEVFSLPISGVQSLEDTVKIVNLLNIFGDKN
- a CDS encoding glycosyltransferase family protein, translated to MKILLIGKKNMLSWIENLAEACSKMNLENKILFLNELGFIEDLKRNILKMVSKDLMNMNISKTIDVHISKFKPDLIIVISPFMFNENFFECFDNFPNIIKFAWIGDRFSLSHKNIANKFDKLFYTDSYFLQDGKNFNFPEGEYLPLAVNQNRFFDRNKKREERLLFIASYTKQRMEFLNQINSIDLRVIGAKWQKRDLKNNIECIDENITLNQVANEYNLSQFILNIKHEHNVVNGLNMRTFEAIASGGCLFQDYVKDVEINFEINKNILVYNNIEELNELIFKMKRDKLLMNNLINKGKKLVLEKHTYINRLHDILEQIK
- a CDS encoding glycosyltransferase family 2 protein — translated: MKKLISICIPIYNHEKYIEQCLESIINQTYTNFEIIMIDDGSNDNSYFIAQNYLNAQKFSNYILKKRENKGLCYTLNELLSLSRGEYISITASDDYWMLNKLEEQIDFLSKNQDVALVHSNSIIVDDCGNQKGEIDYSNRKNSGYLFKAIIFSRGGINTVSTMIRREVYAKIGNYDSSLKFEDTDFWLRLTKKFKVGYINKFHTYYRRHDSNLSDDKNKLKFTNDEIVKIFNKNIEDSILKKSAILRIYRKSYLLALRTFNFKYLAKYLFKYFIYKYWNKL